The following proteins are encoded in a genomic region of Glycine max cultivar Williams 82 chromosome 18, Glycine_max_v4.0, whole genome shotgun sequence:
- the LOC100804127 gene encoding uncharacterized protein, whose translation MNVCDMQVHRIYVPFNTINLPITITSPTTKVAKPSLPFLTHLNNITIPNTTQSLNPSFSGPYYSQHPINTFLPKSSLSGNSLFISFHPNPFKLTPTNFHLFPQLGSHKNLFFFFAYAFLKAMNFRSLEEFWAFYVNQHSKPSTRRWHFVGTLFSIFFLFCSVFFSWWFLFLVPFSGYGCAWYSHFFVEGNVPATFGHPFWSLLCDLKMFGLMLTGKMDREIKRLGKRPVLQVF comes from the coding sequence ATGAATGTGTGTGATATGCAAGTGCACCGAATCTATGTCCCCTTCAACACAATCAACCTACCAATAACAATAACAAGTCCAACAACAAAAGTTGCAAAACCAAGCCTTCCTTTCCTTACTCACCTCAACAACATCACAATTCCCAACACAACACAATCTCTGAACCCTTCCTTCAGTGGTCCCTACTATTCCCAACACCCCATCAACACGTTCCTTCCAAAATCCTCACTTTCAGGAAACTCACTCTTCATCTCTTTTCACCCCAATCccttcaaactcacccccacaAATTTTCACCTCTTTCCCCAACTGGGTTCTCATaaaaatctgttttttttttttgcctatgCTTTTCTGAAAGCCATGAATTTCAGGAGCTTGGAGGAGTTCTGGGCCTTTTACGTGAACCAGCATTCGAAGCCTTCCACGAGGAGGTGGCACTTTGTGGGAACGCTCTtcagtattttctttttgttctgttCAGTTTTCTTCAGCTGGTGGTTCTTGTTCTTGGTGCCCTTTTCTGGGTATGGATGTGCCTGGTACAGTCATTTCTTTGTGGAGGGGAATGTTCCAGCCACTTTTGGACACCCCTTTTGGTCACTCTTGTGTGATCTCAAGATGTTTGGGTTGATGCTTACTGGGAAAATGGATAGAGAGATCAAGAGGCTTGGCAAAAGACCTGTGCTGCAAGTGTTCTGA